AGCGTCGTAAGGCGTAACGGCTCCGTTCCGGAGGTTTGGCAATGCGCGGTAGACGTGCACGACGTGTCCGCAGAATTTCGATGCTCGGCGTGGCGATCCTGACGCTGAGCCTGACCACCGTCGGGTCATCCGGCGCCCACCCCGACCACGGCGGCGCCCGGGAGGACTTCCCGGGTGAAGGCGTCGCCGACGGTTCCTACAAGCAGCACGACGGCGACGAGGGCCACCTGCCCGCCGTTACGCGGAACGTGACCCTGGTCGGCAAGGCCGCGGTCACCAACCCGTCCGGCGCGGGCAACACCGGACGCATCGCGGACGTGACCGCGTTCGGCGACTACGCCTACCTCACCGCGTTCCGCGAGCCGACGTGCGAGCGGACCGGCGTGCACGTCATGGACATCTCCGACCCCGCCCACCCGGCCGAGGTGACCGGTGCGTTCATCCCGACCAGCGACGGGTCGTACGCGGGTGAGGGCATCCAGGTCGAGCACATCGAGAACGCGTTCTTCCACGGCGACCTGCTGATCCACCAGAACGAGACCTGCACCGGCGCGGCGCCCACGCCGAACTCCGGCGGCATCTCGCTGTGGGACGTCACCGACCCGCGCGCCCCCAAGCCCGTCGCACTGCACACCGGCGACTTCACCAACCCGCAGGGCGGCCTCGACGCGGCGCCCAACCAGACCCACAGCATGCGGATGTGGACCGACGCGTTCACCAAGCGGACCTACGTCGTGCTGGTCGACGACGAAGAGGCCAACGACGTCGACATCATGGAGATCACCGACCCGTTCCACCCGGTGATGGTCAACGACGAGCTCGACCTCGGCGCGGTGTTCGGCGTCGACCAGGCGGACCCGGGCAACCTGACGTCGGTGTTCAGCCACGACATGATGATCACCAAGGTCGGTCGTCGGTACGTGATGAACATGAACTACTGGGACGGCGGGTACGTCCTGCTCGACGTCACCGACCCGCGTCCGGGCAAGGTCACGCTGGTCGCGGAGAGCGACTTCGCCGCCCTGGACGAGGAGCGGGCCGCCCGCGGGCACCAGATCAGCCCCGAGGGCAACGCGCACCAGTCCGAGCTGTCGCCGAACCGCAAGTTCATGATCGGCACGGACGAGGACTTCAGCCCGTTCCGGGTCGTCGCGACGATCGACTCCGGGCCGTACGCCGGCAGCGAGTACTCCGCCACGCCCGCGCCCGACACCAAGCAGATCGACGAGAACACCACGATCAGCGGTGCCGTCACCTACGTGGGTGACGCGTGCGGCACGCTGCCCGCGGGCTCCGGCACCGCGCTGATCGAGCGCGGCACGTGCAGCTTCCAGATCAAGCTGGACGCCGTCGTGGCCGCCGGCTACACCGCCGGCGTCGTGTTCCAGAACCACCGCGCCGACTGCCTGAGCGGCGTGTCGATGGCGGCCGCGGGCGAGATCCCGTTCGTGTTCGCGAACCGGTACGCCGGTCTGCGCCTGCTCGGCGTGCCCGGTGTCACCGAGGCCAACACGTGCACCACGACCACCCCGGCGAGCGGTGGCGAGTCGACCACCATCAGGGCGGTGTTCGACGGCTGGGGCTACGTGCGGCTGTTCGGCACCAACGTGCCGACCACGCCGGGCGCCACCGGTTCCATCCAGCAGATCGACACCTACGCCGTGCCGGAATCGCAGGACCCCGCGTACGCGCGCGGCTTCGGCGACCTCTCCGTGCACGAGGTGGCGATGGACCCGGAGAACAGCAACACCGCCTACCTGTCGTACTACGCCGCCGGGCTCCGGGTCGTGAAGTACGGCAAGAACGGCATCGAAGAGGTCGGCGCCTTCATCGACGAGGGCGGCAACAACTTCTGGGGTGTCGAGGTGTGGAAGGACGAGACCGGCGAGCAGTACGTGCTCGCCAGCGACCGTGACCACGGTCTGTACGTGTTCCACTTCGACGGCTGACAGCCGTTTTCCGGGCGGGGCCGCGTGGTGGCACACCGCGCGGCCCCGTTCCGTTTCGGGCGCCGGGTTATTCGCCGGCGGAGTCGGGGTGTTGCCCCTATGGTGGCTTGGTCGATCCCTTGAGGAGGTTTTGAGATGCGGCGACTCGTCGGTGTTGTCCGGCCCGGTGCCCCTTCCCACACCTTCGAGGACCGTCATCCCCACTCTCAACCTTGGCGTGCTCGCCCACGTCGACGCGGGTAAGACCAGCCTCACCGAGCGGCTGCTGTTCGACCACGGGACCATCCCGAGGCTCGGCAGCGTCGACGCCGGTGACACCCAGACCGACGCCGGCGACCTGGAACGGCGTCGCGGCATCACCATCCGTTCCGCCGTGGCGTGGTTCGCGCTGCGTGACCCCGTGTTGGGCGACCTCCGGGTGAACCTGGTGGACACACCCGGGCACCCGGACTTCATCGCCGAGGTGGAACGCGCCCTGTCCGTGCTCGACGCCGCCGTCCTGGTGATCTCGGCGGTCGAGGGCGTGCAGGCACAGACCAGGGTGCTGATGAGGTCGCTGCGCCGGCTGCGGCTGCCGACGCTGATCTTCGTCAACAAGATCGACCGGATGGGCGCCCGGCAGGACGACCTGCTCGCGGAGATCCGCCGGAGGCTCACCCCCGCCGTCGTGCCGATGGTGCGGGTCGACCGGCTCGGCACGCGCGACGCCGGTGTCGTCGCCCGGTCGTTCGAGGACGCCGCGTTCTCCTCGGAGGTGGCCGAACTCCTGGCCGACAACGACCTCTCGCTGCTGGCCCGCGTGGTGGACGGTGACGTGCCGGCGGACCTGCTCGGACCACTTCGGGACCAGACGTCCCGGGGAGTGGCGCACCCGGTGTTCTTCGGCTCGGCGATGTCGGGCGCGGGGGTGGTCGAGCTGACGGACGGGCTGCGGAACCTTCTGGCGCCGCGCCCGGTGCGGTCCGACGACCTGCGCGGGACGGTGTTCGCCGTCGAACGCACCGACAAAGGCGAGAAGGTCGCCTACCTGCGCCTGCTCTCCGGGACCTTGCGCGGACGGCAGCAGGTGACCTTCCGCCGGCGGGACACTTCCGGCGTCGTGGAGGAGTACCGGGGCCGCGTCGCCGGGCTTGAGGTCGTGGGCGACGCGTCGTCCCGCCGGCTCACCGCGGGCGACATCGGCAAGCTGCGCGGTCTGCCACAGGTGCGCGTCGGCGACCGGCTGGGCTTGGACGACGGGCTGCCGCAGGCACATTTCTCGCCGCCGATCCTGGAGTCGGTGGTCCGGCCCGTGTGCGACGGCAGGGAGGTCGAACTCCACGCCGCGCTCACCCGACTGGCGGACGAGGACCCGCTGATCCGGACCCGTGCGGCAGGCGGTGCGACATCGGTCCTGCTGTACGGGGCGGTGCAGCGGGAGGTGATCGCCGATCGGCTCCAGCGCGAGTACGGGATCGACGCGGTGTTCGAGCCGGTCCGGCCGGTGTACTTCGAACGGCCGCTGCGCAAGGGGGAGGCCGTGCACGAGTACGACCCGCGTGGCCCGAACGAGTTCTGGCAGACGGTGGGCCTGCGCGTGGAGCCGTTGCCGCCGGGCACCGGCAACACCCTGGCCAGGGAGGCCGAATCGGGCCTGTTGCCGAAGGCGTACCACCGTGCCATCGAGGAAGCCGTGCTGGCGACGCTCCAGCAGGGCCTGCACGGCTGGGAGGTGACCGACTGCGCGGTGACCGTCACGCACGTCGGCTACCTGGCTCCGGCGACCGTCGCCGCAGACTTCCGCAACCTGACCCCGTTGGTGCTGATGCGGGCGTTCGAACGGGCGGGCAACGCCGTCTACGAGCCCGGTTACGCGGTGGAGGTGGAGGCGCCGAACGACTCGCTGAGCGCGGTGACCGGCCTCCTGCTCTCACTCGGGGCCGACCTCGGTCCGGCGGTGGAGTCCGGCTCGACGTGGCTCGTGCCGGGCGCGATTCCGGCCAGGGCGCTGCAAGACCTGGCCGCGGCCCTGCCCGGCCTGACCCACGGCGAAGGTGCGATCCGGCACGAACCCGGCCCCGCCCGCCGTGTCCGCGGTCCAGCGCCGACGCGGGTCAGGACGGACGGCAACCCGCTCGACCACGACGAGTACATGCGATTCCTGTCCAACCGGAACCTGGGCGGCGGTTCTGGTGGCCGTCGGTGACCGTGGCCCGGTCGGGCGCTACGCGGGCCGTTCGAAGATCAGCTCCAGTCCGTCTTCCTCGTCCCACTGCTCGCCGACCTCCACGAACCCGAAGCCCGCGATGGTGGCCAGCGACGCGGCGTTGTCCGGACTGATGGTCGCGCGCACGGTTCGGACGTCCGGCTCGGCGGCGGCCCGGCGCAGCAACTCGACCAGCGTGGCGCGGGCGTAGCCGCGACGGCGGAAGGCGGGGTCGATGGCGTAGCCGATCTCGACCATGCCGGACTCGTCGGGCGGACCGTGGAACCCGCCGTGCCCGACCACCGTGCCGCCGTCCGTCAGGGTGTCGTCCACCACGGCTTGCCGCGCCATCCACCGGGCGTTGCCGGGGTCGGCGGCGATCTGGTCCAGCCGGTACCGCCACAGCCACCGCGCGCGGTCGGTGAGGAAGTACCCGGTCAACGGGACTTCGGCCGCGGTGAGGTCACCGTCGAGCAGGGCGGCCATGACACGGCCGTCCAGCTCGACGAAACGCACGTCGTCTGCTGTCACCGTGCGCATGGTCGTTGCTCGCGGGTCCGGCGTCCACCGGGTTTCCCTCCGGCCGCCTTGACAGGTGCTTGTCGATCTGACGAGCTCGCCGAGCCCTCCGGCCTGATGGCGGGTGCGCGGTCCGTGGTCGACCACGGACCGCGCACGATCGCCCAGGTGGCACCCGTACCCGGGTATGCGCCGGGAGCACGTCGAGTTGCACTTCAGCGGCATCGAGGGCTTCGACCCGGCCTCGTCCCCGCAGAACGTCGACGACATGGCGGGCTTCACCGTGATCGACTCGGGCGGCAACTGGATCCGCATCTTCCCGCCGCCGCACACCGCCAAGCCCGTCACAGTGCCCAGCAGGCTCGCCAAGGCCATGGAGAATGCCGCCGTGCAGTGGCCATGGAGAATGCCGTCGTGCAGTCGGCCGGCCGCGGCGCCGTGGCCGCCCAGGCCGGTTGTTCAGGGGCAGTCAGGTGTTCAGGGGTAGTCGCGCTCTTCGTACTGGTCGAGCGAGAGCTGCGCGCGGATGGTGGTGGCCGCCTCGCTGCGACCACCCGGGATCGCGGCCTTGACCGCCTCGATCACCGCGTCACGGTTCGGTGCGAGGGCGGCGCGGTCCCAGTGCGGCTGCGCCAGCTCCGATTCGCCGATCAGCGCAGTCATGGGCGACACCACGTCGGCGGGCCAGACGACGGCGCGGAGCGCGGCGACGTGGGCCTGGTTGGCCTTGGCGGTGGCGTCGGCCAGCGCGTGGACTTCGGCGAGCGGACGGCCTTCGTTGATGCCCTGCTCCAGGTGCTCCAGCGCGAGGTTGTAGGGCGTGACGATGTCCAGGTAACGCCGGGCCGCCTCGTCCTTGGCCAACGGGACCGGCGTCACCGAGGTCGTCGTCCGCGCCGTCGCAGTCGTGGTCGTAGCCGCTGTCGCGGAGTCTGTTGTGGAGCCTGTCGTGACCGCCGGCGCCGCGCCGTTGTCCGCCGTCGAGCAGCCGCTGACCGCCGACAGCACGATCGCCGACAGCAGAATCCGAGCGCCGGTAACGGCGTTGCGCATGGTTCCCCCCAGTGGATCATCTCGGCCACCCCGAGTCCGCTCGGCCACCCGACGACACGGCAGCTCGTGAAACCTCGCGGCGGCAATACGTTTGTCGACCTGATCTTCCAAATCTTCCAACGACCTGATCTTCAGCGGTCGATGGCGGCCAGACCGTGTTCGTAGGCGTAGATCACCGCGTGCACGCGGGTGCGGAAGCCGAGCTTGGTGAAGATGCGCGCCACGTGCGTCTTGACCGTGCCTTCCTCGATCGTCAACGCGGTGGCGATCTCGCCGTTGCTCAGGCCCTGGACGACGTGGGCCAGCACCTCGTGTTCGCGCGGGGTGAGCTGGTCGAGCTGACGGGGCACGGGGCGTGGTGACAGCTGCGCGAAGCGGGCGATGAGCCGCCCGGTGACCTTCGGGTCGATCAGCCCTCGGCCCTCGTGCAGGCTGCGCACCGCGTCCAGGACGTGGGCGGGATCGCTCTCCTTGAGCAGGTAACCGGAGGCTCCGGCGGCCAGTGCGCCGAAGAGGTACTCGTCCAGGTCGAACGTGGTCAGGGCGAGGATCTTGGGGGCGGGGTCGGTCGCGGTGAGACGGGTGATCGCGGCGATGCCGTCGCCGTGCGGCATCCGCAGGTCCATGACGACCACGTCGGGCCTGCGGGTCAACGCCAGGTGGACCGCCTCGGCGCCGTTGGCGGCTTCGCCGATCACCTCGATGTCGGCTTCGCCGTCGAGGACCATCCGCAGCGCTTCCCGCACCGGTTCCTGGTCGTCGGCGACGAGTACCCGGATCGTCACTACGCCGTCCTGTCCATCGCCACTACGTCCTGTCCATCGCCACTACGTCGTCCTGTTCGTCGGTGGTTCGGCGTCCGCGGGCAGTTCTGCGTGCACCCGCCACCCGCGCGACTCATCCGGGCCGATCGACAGGGTGCCACCGACCAGACGCACCCGTTCCCTCATGCCCCGGATGCCCTGGCCTTCGAGGTGAGGGGCCGCGAGGGGGTGAGGGGCCGCGAGGGGGTGAGGGGCCGCGAGGGCTTGGGCACGCCGGGGGCCGGAGCGCTGCGCCTTCATTTTTCCTGCAACACAATCGGCGTTTCCATTCATCCCCGGAGACCGTAACGCTTTTGGGGGATCTTGGTGTCCGGGTCCGTGTCCGGGTCCGGGTCCGTGTCCGTGTCCGTGTCCGGGTCGGGGTCCGTGTCCGTGTCCGGGTCCGGGTCCGGGTCCGGACCCATGTCCGTTGTCGGTGACCGTGACGACCAGCCGGTCCCGGTCGCGGTGCAGTCGAACGTCGACCTCGGTGGCGGCCGAGTGCCGTGCGGCGTTGGTCAGCGCCTCCTGCACCACCCGGTACGCGGTGTGGTCGATGGCGGGCGGCAGCGGTGTGGACAGGCCGGATCGCCGCACCGTGATGCGACGGTCCACGTCGGACAGCCGCTCGGCCAGGTGTTCCAGACCCACGAGGCCGACACCGGATGGCACCTCGCGCAACGTGGTCAGCAGCTCCCGCACCTCGCTCAGCGCCGACAGGGACAGTTCGGCGATCGTGCCGAGCGTCCGGTCGGCGATCGGCGGCGCGTCGACCAGCACCCGGCGGGCCGCGGTGGCCTGCATCCGGATGGCGGTGAGGTGGTGGCCGACGCTGTCGTGCACGTTCCGGGCCAGCTGGGCGCGTTCCTCGGCGAGCACCCGGTCGGCTTCCGCGCGCTGCACCCGCAACGTCTGCTCGGCTCGGTCCCGGTGCAGCCGCAACGCGTAGCCGGTCGCCACCGGCGCGATGCCCATGACGACCAGGTCGGTGATCGTGAAGACCTGGACCGGGCTGCCCGCGATCACGGCGCTGCCCAGGACCCAGCACCCGGACACCGTCAGCACCAGCCCCTGGCCACGCTCGCGGTGGTAGACGGCCGCGCAGAACGTGCCCATCGTGACCAGCATCCCCGGCCACGCGGGCAGGAAGCCGAGGCCGCCGAGCCCCACCACCGCGGACAGCACCGCGGCGGTCAACGGCAGCACGCGCCGCAGCAGCAACGGCAGGCTGACGCACAGGCTGGACCCGATCAGGAGGGGCAGCTCCTGCCGCGGTGAGTGCTGCCCCTCCCAGATCGTCAGGACCACCAGCAGCGCCGTGACACCCACGACGAGCAAGCCTTCCCGGACGTATCGCATGACCGCCATCATCTACGCGGTGCCGCAGGCCGTGCCTTCGGGTGGGAGCGCGCCGGTGGTCAGGTAGCGGTGCACGTGCTCCCGTACGCACGGATGGCCGCTGAGGTACAGGGCATGGCCGCCCTTCGCCGGGACATAACGGGCGTTGCCGAGCTGCGCCGCCACGCGACGTGCGTCCAGCGGTGGTGTCGTGCTGTCGTATTCGCCGCTGGCCACGAGGACCGGCGGCAGCCCGTGCACGTGCAACCGGTGTGGCGGGTAGGTCCGCGTCACCGGCAGGCCGGCGCAGTGGTAGGCCATCATCCACGTCACGGCCCACCCGATGCGGGGCGTGACCTCGCGCAGTTCCGTCTCCCACGACTTCAGCACCTGGTAGCGGGAGGGATACGGGTAATCGCCGCAGAACATGATCCGGGAGAGGTCGGGGTCCCGGCCGCCGATCGCCGGTTCGGCGAACCGCGTGGCGTCACCCGCGTGTGCTTCGGCGAGCGACCGGGCCAGGTCTGGCCACTCCAGGTCGAACGCCGGGTTCGTGCGGGACAGGATCCGCGCCGCGCTGACGGTGGTGCCCTCACCGGGCGCGGGGATCGGTTCACGAGTGGCCCGCGCGATCACCTCGTCCCAGACGGTGAGGACGTCACGGCCGTGCAGCGCGCAACCCGACTCACCGGCACACCACTCGGCGAACCGGCCGAGGTTGCGCTCCAGGGTCTCCGCGCGCGGACGGAGCCAGTCGGGCCAGGAGCGGGTGGTGTGGTCCACCACGCTGTCCAGGTACATCCGGCCGATCCGCCCGGGGAAGAACTCGGCGTAGGCCTGGCCGAAGACGGTGCCGTAGGAGTTGCCGTAGTAGTTCAGCTTCGCCTGGCCCAACGCGGCCCGGATGACGTCCATGTCGCGGGCGACCTGCCAGGAGTTGAGCTTGCCCGCCAGCGGTCCGGCGGCCCGGGTGCAGTCGATCCCGAACTGGCGGTTCACCGTGCGGTACTGCTCGTAGGCGGCCTGGTCCGGGAAGACCCACTCGGCGTTGTCGGGGATCGGAGCCTGGTACGGGCACTCGATGCCAGTGCTCGCCTCGAACCCGCGCGGGTCCGAGACGACGACGTCGAACCACTGGGTCAGGTCGGCGAACACCTCTTTCGCTTGGCGCAGCACCGAGATCTGCTGAGCGGGCCCGCCCATGTTGACCAGCAGCACGCCCTTCTTCGCGGCCTGGTCCCGGGCAGGCAGCATGGCGAGGCCGAGCTTGACGCGCGCACCGGCCGGGGCGGCCCAGTCCGCGGGCACGGTGACGTCACCGCACTGGAGCCCGTCGCCGCAGTCCACCCACGACACCGTGCCTCCAGTGGCCTGCGAGATGCCCGGCGCCACGTTGAGCGCGGTGAGCAGGCAGACCGCGCCCACCACGCCCTTGATCGTTTTTCTCATCGGGACAGCGTGCTTGCCGGGGGCACGGGAGCGCGTCTGTCTTTAGACAGATCTTGGCCGAACGGGTGCTCGGCGCATCACGCCCGGTCCTTTGCGATGGCGTCGACGAGCCGCTTGTCCAGCGTCACCCGGACCAGTCCGGCCGCCAGCCCGGCCAGCTCGTCCGGCGACACCAGGCGTGCCAACGCACGAGGGTTGTCGGGCAGGCCGACGCGACGGGCGCCGGTCAACGCCTTGTCGTCCAGGAACGGCCGCAGTTCCGGCCACACCTGCTGCGCCTCCCGGCAGAAGATGGCCGACCCCACCGGCCCCAGGCGCGGTGTCCGCTCCAGCGCCGCACGGGTCTTCGCCACGTCACCGCCCGCTTCCTCCCGGAGCCGGCGCAGATCACCCCGGTAGTCGTCCACGAGCAGTTGGGCGCCGTCGCCGAGAGCGGTCGAGGTGCTTTCGTCGTAGCGGACGTAGTGGGCGCGGCCTAGCGCGTCGACGCGTTGCTGCCACGTCGTCTTGAGCGTGCCGCGCGGTGTGGCGCAGCCTGTGCCGGCCAACTCGCGCGCCGCCGCCACGGCGATGTCGGCACGGATCCGCGTGGACAGCAGCACGCTGAGGACGAGCAGCCGGTACAGCGGTGACGGTTTGTCCGCGAGCCGGATGCCCGCCTGTTCCGCATAGGTCTGCCCGGCCTGGTCCAGCAGGCGCCGGGCGATGTCCTTGTGCTTGCTCATGCCTTCCGGCTACCCCGCCGCGTCCAAGGCCACGTCATCAACGCCCACACGAGCAGCACGGCCGCGCTCTCGGGCACGAGGTACCACGGCCAGTCGCCGAGGAGGTCCAGCACGGACCCGGTCGACGGCTTCCGGTTGAGGAACCCGTAGTTGGAGCCGAGCACCAGGTTGAGCGCGAACACCGACACCGCCCACAGCACCGTGATCAGCACGGCCATCCGGTAGCCGCGCCAGTCGGGCCGCAGGCCGAGCCCCCAGGTCAGGTAGACGGCCGCCCAGACGACGAACAGGTGCGTGGCCCAGAACAGCAGGAACCCGAGGTCGGGGAAGTTCACCCGCAAGACCGGCGTGACCAGGGCCTGGACGCTCAGCGTCAGCCCCCAATAGTAGGTGAGCGCGAACGCCCACCTGCGTTCCGACCACAACGCGTACGCCGCGACCGGGCCGGCGAGGTCGGACAGTTGCAGCGGCAGCGAGTACTGGACGTCCCAGCGCGGCGGCAGCATCAGGTAGGTGTGGATGGCCACTTCGAGGACCAGGACGACCGCCGCGAACCAGCGGGAGAAGCGACGTGACCGCCGCGTGCGTCCGACCGCCACCACGGCCGCGACACCTACCGCGAACAGCCCCAACACGATCCAGTGAGAGGTGCCGTACGCGGTGAACTCGTGGTCGATCGCTAACGACCCCACACGTCCGGCTACCCCGATGCCGCCCGGATACGCCGCCGGGATTCTTGGCCCGGATACGCCGCCCGGATTCGCGGCGGTCAGTTCGGTCGTTTCGGTCCGGTCAGCTCGGTCGGGCCGTGACCACGTCGTCCAGCGTCGGAACTACCTTGAGTAACCGGTCCACCTCGGTGAGGTGCAGCGGCCGGACCACGGAACGGCGGCTCGCCACGACCGTGAACGGCACGCCCGCCGCGACCGCGCGGTGGTGTGTCTCGAGGAGGGCCGCGATGCCCAGCGAGCCCAGCACCGTCACCCCGGACAGGTCCGCGACCAGCGCCGGAGGCCGTCGGTCCAGCTGGGCGTCCAGCTCGGCGCGGATCAGGTCGACGCCGACCACGTCGACATCACCGGTGACCCGCGTGACGGAAAGGCCTCGCACCTCGGTCGTCTCGACGGCGAGATCCTCGTCCGACGGGTGCAGATCGGTCATGGCAACGCTCCTCGGTGGACCCGGGCGGTGTGACAGTGGCGTCGCGCCGGCCGTGCCCGGCGTTACGTCCAGGCCCGCACCGGTTACCCCGTGCGTCCGCCGGGGTACTCCTCCGGTTCCCGGCGAACCGCGGAGGTGGTGCATGTCCAGCCCTGGGCACGGTGACGCGCGCGGCGCGGTGGTGGTCGGCTTCGACGGTTCGGAGCCGGCCCGGTTGGCCGCGTTCTGGGCGGCCCGTGAGGCGGCCAGTCGGCGGAGACGCCTGCTGGTCGTGAACGTGCTGCGCGGGCCGATGCCGGAGCTGGCCATGTCACCGCTGGCCGTGCCGCTGCCCGACGCGGTGACGGACGAGGCGGTCCGTGGGTACGCCGAGAAGGAACTGGCCGAGGTCGCCGCCGAGTGCGAACGGGTAAGTCCCGGTCTGGACGTGCGGACCTCGCTGGAGGACGGCTACGCGGCCGATGCGCTGAGCCGGGTGGCCCAAGGCGCGGACCTGCTCGCCGTGGGCTCGTCGGGGCGTTCCGGGCTGTCCCGCGCACTGCTCGGCTCGACCACCGCGGACCTGGTGCACGCCCATCCAGGCCCGATCGTGGTGGCCCGCGGTGACGGCGCGGAGGACGGCCGGGTGGTCGTCGGCGTGGACGGGTCCGAGACCAGCGTCCGGGCGGTCGCCTTCGCGTTCGAGTACGCCTCCCGTCGCGGCGGCGATCTGCTCGCGGTGCACGCGTGGGCCGACCTGCCGCTGGAAGCGCTGGCCCCGTTGCGCGAACAGGACGCCAACCGGCGTCAGGTGGAGGAGCAGGCGGCGGCGTTGATCGACCGAAGTCTGGCGCCGCACCGGCAGGACTACCCGGACGTGCGGGTGAGCCGGGTGGTGGCCTTCGACGGTCCCGCGCACGCGTTGCTGGACAACGCGCGGGAGGCCTCGTTGATCGTCGTGGGCAGCCACGGTCGTGGCGCGGTCCGCCGTGCGTTGCTCGGCTCGGTCGGCCACGCGGTGCTCTACCACGCGCCGTGCTCCGTGGCGGTGGTGCACCGCGACCAGGCGACATCAGGAGGGACGTCGTGACCGAACGTTCGTACTCGCTGGGCACGCGCCCGCGGCTGCACGAGCCCGATTCACCCGATCCGTTGACCCCGCCGGACCCCGGTCCACGCCGACCCCGGCCGTCCGGACCACAGCCGCCCGGACCCGAGCCGGTGCCACCGGAGCCGATTCCGCACCCGATGCCGCCGACGTCGGGTCGCTGACGCCGTGCTGACCGTCAGCGGACTCACGTGGGCGCTCACGATCGGCCTGGTCGTGCTGCTGCTCGCGGTGGACATGGTGCAGGCCGTGCTGCGCCCGCACCGGGTCGGGATCGGTGAGGCGACCGCCTGGTCGGTGTTCTACGTCGCCATCGCGGTGCTGTTCGGCGTGTGGTTCACGCTGGAACACGGCGGCGACCTGGGCACCCAGTACTTCGTCGGCTACCTGGTGGAGAAGAGCCTCTCGGTCGACAACCTGTTCGTGTTCGTGATCATCATGTCCACGTTCGCGGTGCCCGAGTCGCACCAGCACAAGGTGCTGACGTTCGGGATCGTGATGGCGCTGGCCCTGCGCGCGGTGTTCATCGCGCTCGGGGCGACGTTGCTGTCGTTGTTCTCGTTCGTGTTCCTGATCTTCGGTCTGCTGCTCATCTACACGGCCGTGCAGTTGTTCCGGCACCGGAACGAGAA
This is a stretch of genomic DNA from Saccharothrix ecbatanensis. It encodes these proteins:
- a CDS encoding GNAT family N-acetyltransferase produces the protein MRTVTADDVRFVELDGRVMAALLDGDLTAAEVPLTGYFLTDRARWLWRYRLDQIAADPGNARWMARQAVVDDTLTDGGTVVGHGGFHGPPDESGMVEIGYAIDPAFRRRGYARATLVELLRRAAAEPDVRTVRATISPDNAASLATIAGFGFVEVGEQWDEEDGLELIFERPA
- a CDS encoding PA domain-containing protein, whose amino-acid sequence is MRGRRARRVRRISMLGVAILTLSLTTVGSSGAHPDHGGAREDFPGEGVADGSYKQHDGDEGHLPAVTRNVTLVGKAAVTNPSGAGNTGRIADVTAFGDYAYLTAFREPTCERTGVHVMDISDPAHPAEVTGAFIPTSDGSYAGEGIQVEHIENAFFHGDLLIHQNETCTGAAPTPNSGGISLWDVTDPRAPKPVALHTGDFTNPQGGLDAAPNQTHSMRMWTDAFTKRTYVVLVDDEEANDVDIMEITDPFHPVMVNDELDLGAVFGVDQADPGNLTSVFSHDMMITKVGRRYVMNMNYWDGGYVLLDVTDPRPGKVTLVAESDFAALDEERAARGHQISPEGNAHQSELSPNRKFMIGTDEDFSPFRVVATIDSGPYAGSEYSATPAPDTKQIDENTTISGAVTYVGDACGTLPAGSGTALIERGTCSFQIKLDAVVAAGYTAGVVFQNHRADCLSGVSMAAAGEIPFVFANRYAGLRLLGVPGVTEANTCTTTTPASGGESTTIRAVFDGWGYVRLFGTNVPTTPGATGSIQQIDTYAVPESQDPAYARGFGDLSVHEVAMDPENSNTAYLSYYAAGLRVVKYGKNGIEEVGAFIDEGGNNFWGVEVWKDETGEQYVLASDRDHGLYVFHFDG
- a CDS encoding response regulator → MTIRVLVADDQEPVREALRMVLDGEADIEVIGEAANGAEAVHLALTRRPDVVVMDLRMPHGDGIAAITRLTATDPAPKILALTTFDLDEYLFGALAAGASGYLLKESDPAHVLDAVRSLHEGRGLIDPKVTGRLIARFAQLSPRPVPRQLDQLTPREHEVLAHVVQGLSNGEIATALTIEEGTVKTHVARIFTKLGFRTRVHAVIYAYEHGLAAIDR
- a CDS encoding alpha/beta hydrolase encodes the protein MRKTIKGVVGAVCLLTALNVAPGISQATGGTVSWVDCGDGLQCGDVTVPADWAAPAGARVKLGLAMLPARDQAAKKGVLLVNMGGPAQQISVLRQAKEVFADLTQWFDVVVSDPRGFEASTGIECPYQAPIPDNAEWVFPDQAAYEQYRTVNRQFGIDCTRAAGPLAGKLNSWQVARDMDVIRAALGQAKLNYYGNSYGTVFGQAYAEFFPGRIGRMYLDSVVDHTTRSWPDWLRPRAETLERNLGRFAEWCAGESGCALHGRDVLTVWDEVIARATREPIPAPGEGTTVSAARILSRTNPAFDLEWPDLARSLAEAHAGDATRFAEPAIGGRDPDLSRIMFCGDYPYPSRYQVLKSWETELREVTPRIGWAVTWMMAYHCAGLPVTRTYPPHRLHVHGLPPVLVASGEYDSTTPPLDARRVAAQLGNARYVPAKGGHALYLSGHPCVREHVHRYLTTGALPPEGTACGTA
- a CDS encoding sensor histidine kinase; translation: MRYVREGLLVVGVTALLVVLTIWEGQHSPRQELPLLIGSSLCVSLPLLLRRVLPLTAAVLSAVVGLGGLGFLPAWPGMLVTMGTFCAAVYHRERGQGLVLTVSGCWVLGSAVIAGSPVQVFTITDLVVMGIAPVATGYALRLHRDRAEQTLRVQRAEADRVLAEERAQLARNVHDSVGHHLTAIRMQATAARRVLVDAPPIADRTLGTIAELSLSALSEVRELLTTLREVPSGVGLVGLEHLAERLSDVDRRITVRRSGLSTPLPPAIDHTAYRVVQEALTNAARHSAATEVDVRLHRDRDRLVVTVTDNGHGSGPGPGPGHGHGPRPGHGHGHGPGPGHGPGHQDPPKALRSPGMNGNADCVAGKMKAQRSGPRRAQALAAPHPLAAPHPLAAPHLEGQGIRGMRERVRLVGGTLSIGPDESRGWRVHAELPADAEPPTNRTT
- a CDS encoding TetM/TetW/TetO/TetS family tetracycline resistance ribosomal protection protein is translated as MPLPTPSRTVIPTLNLGVLAHVDAGKTSLTERLLFDHGTIPRLGSVDAGDTQTDAGDLERRRGITIRSAVAWFALRDPVLGDLRVNLVDTPGHPDFIAEVERALSVLDAAVLVISAVEGVQAQTRVLMRSLRRLRLPTLIFVNKIDRMGARQDDLLAEIRRRLTPAVVPMVRVDRLGTRDAGVVARSFEDAAFSSEVAELLADNDLSLLARVVDGDVPADLLGPLRDQTSRGVAHPVFFGSAMSGAGVVELTDGLRNLLAPRPVRSDDLRGTVFAVERTDKGEKVAYLRLLSGTLRGRQQVTFRRRDTSGVVEEYRGRVAGLEVVGDASSRRLTAGDIGKLRGLPQVRVGDRLGLDDGLPQAHFSPPILESVVRPVCDGREVELHAALTRLADEDPLIRTRAAGGATSVLLYGAVQREVIADRLQREYGIDAVFEPVRPVYFERPLRKGEAVHEYDPRGPNEFWQTVGLRVEPLPPGTGNTLAREAESGLLPKAYHRAIEEAVLATLQQGLHGWEVTDCAVTVTHVGYLAPATVAADFRNLTPLVLMRAFERAGNAVYEPGYAVEVEAPNDSLSAVTGLLLSLGADLGPAVESGSTWLVPGAIPARALQDLAAALPGLTHGEGAIRHEPGPARRVRGPAPTRVRTDGNPLDHDEYMRFLSNRNLGGGSGGRR